From the Streptomyces sp. SN-593 genome, the window GGACGCACCCGCTGGTGGGCGGGCAGGACGCCGAACTCGTCGACGCCAAGCACGCCGTCAGCAGCCACCTGCCGCTGGCCATCGGCCTGGTCGCCCTGACCACCTTCGTGCTGCTCTTCCTGTTCACCGGCAGCGTGGTACAGCCGCTGCGTGCCCTGGTCCTCAACCTGGTCACCCTGGTGACGACCCTCGGCGCCATGACGTGGATCTTCCAGGGCGGCCACCTGTCCTCCGTGCTGGGCTTCACCGCCCAGCCGATGGAGGTCTCGATGACGGTGCTGATGTTCTGCATCGTCTTCGGCCTGTCGATGGACTACGAGGTGTTCGTCACCAGCCGGATCAAGGAACTCCACGACCAGGGCGCGGACACCGGGTCGGCCGTGGCCGACGGCCTGGGGCACACCGGCCGGATCGTCACCGCCGCGGCCTGCCTGCTCGCGGTGAGCTTCTTCGCGTTCGGCACCGCGAAGGTCAGCTTCATGCAGATGTTCGGCCTCGGCAGCGGGCTGGCCATCCTCATCGACGCCGTCGCCATCCGCGGCGTCCTGGTCCCCGCCGCGATGCGCCTGCTCGGCGGTGCGGCCTGGTACGCGCCCGGGTTCCTGCGCCGGCTGCACGACCGGATCGGGCTGAGCGAGGGCGGGAGCGCGCCCGCGCCGGCCGTGCCCGCGCCGTTGGCGAAGGACGCGACGAGCGTCTGACCCCCCGCGCCGACGGCGCCCGTCGCCCCGCTCGCACCGGGTCGGCGGGCACCGTCGAGCGGGGCGGGCCTACGGCCTGTCGTCGTGGGTGTCGGCGAGGTAGGCGTCGGCTCGGGCGCGGACGACGTCGGGCAGGTCGCCGGAGGCCAGGTCGGAGAGCCTGGTCGTCTCCAGCACCTCCCGCAGGCTGGTGCGCACCGCGCGCCAGACGTCGGGCAGGGGCGCGGCGGGGCCCGGGTAGCTCAGGCCGGTGAGGCTGAGGTCGCGCACGTTGGCGAGCGGGCCGTCCACCACCCGGATCACGTCGGCGAGGGAGATCTCGGCGGCGGGCAGGGCCAGGGCGTACCCGCCCTCGGGGCCGCGCATGCTGTGGACGAGGCGGTTCACGCGCAGTTCGCGCAGGATGCCGAAGAGGAAGCGGACCGGGATGTCCTGGCGGGCCGCCAGTTTCTCCGCGGTGAGCGGCACGTCGGAGGCCGCGAGTTCGGCCATCGCCCGCACCGCGTAGTCGGTCTTGGCTGTGATCCGCACCGCACAACTGTCTCACACCGGCGCCGGCCCGGCGCCGGCGAGCGGCCTCCGCCTCCCCGGCGCCGGGCGCGGAACGCAACGGGAGGAAGCGGGACTCAACCAACGATATCCACCGCAGCTCCACTTGAGTCCGAGTGGAGTACGAGTGGATGTGCCGCAATGGCCTTGCTTAGTGCAGGTAGTTCACTGAAATAGTGGATTGGCGGGTCCCGGCCCGCCCCGAGTCGTCCTCGCAGCGCAGCAGGAGGCATCGCATGACGTCAGGACATTCCCCCCGGACGGTCGCGGTCGTGGGGGCCGGCGCGGCGGGCACCATGGTCGCGATCCAGTTGTGCGAGGCGGGCGCCCGCCGCCGGTTCCGCTTCGACCTGGTGCTCGTCGACCCGGCCCCGGAGGCCGGCCGCGGCACCGCGTACGCCACGCGCGACCCGCGCCACCGGCTCAACGTGCCGGCCGGGAAGATGAGCTGCCACCCCGACGACCCCGGGCACTTCGTCCGCTGGCTGTGTCGCCACGGCGAGGGCGACGTCGGTCCGGAGGACTTCGCCACGCGGTACCGCTTCGGGGCCTACCTGGCCGACACGCTCGGCCAGGCCGTGATCGCGGCGCGCGGCACCGTCGGGGTGCGGCGCCTGCGCTCCCGGGTGACCAGGTGCTCCGCGGCCGGCGCCCGCGCCCGGCTCGAACTGGCCGACGGCACCACCCTGGACGCCGACTGCGTGGTGCTCGCCACCGGCCCCGCCGCCTCCGACGCCGCCTGGGCGCCCGACGCGCTCGCCGCGGACGGGCGGTTCGTCGCCGACCCCTGGGCGCCCGACGCGCTCGCCGCGCTGCTGGCCGAGGGGAACACCGACGACGTCCTGCTGGTCGGCACCGGCCTGACCGCCATGGACCTGGCCATGACGCTGGACCGGCCCGGCCGCACCGTGCACGCCGTGTCCCGCGGCGGCCTGCTGCCCCGGGCCCACGCGCTGGCGCCGCTGCCGCCCGCCCCGCTGCCCCCGGCCCTGCGCGGCGACCGCCCCGCGGACCTGCCGCTGGCCGAGGTCCGTTCGGCCGTGCGCCGGTACGTCGGCGGCGCCGTCCGCGCGTACGGGGACTGGCGGCCGGCGCTGGACGGGCTGCGCCCGGTGACGGCCTCGCTGTGGTCGTCGTTCACGGTGGACGAGCGGGTCGAGTTCCTGGCGCACGACAGCGCGCTGTGGAACGTCCACCGGCACCGGATGTCGCCGGCCACCGCGGAGCGCGTGGCCCGGATCACCCGGGCCCGCCGGCTGCGCACGCACCAGGGCCGGGTCGCGGCCGTGGACACCGCCGACGGCCGCCCCGGCGGGCTGGGCGTCACCCTCGTCGACGGCCGCTCCCGGCGGGAGCTGACGGTGGGGTGGGTGGTGGACTGCACGGGCCCGGGCCGGCTCCGGGACCCGCTGTGGCTGGGCATGCTCGCCGACGGCACCGCGGTGCCCGATCCGACGCGGCTCGGCGTCGCCACCGAGGACGGCAGGCTGCGCGACGCGCTCGGCCGGGCGGACCGGCCGGTGTGGACGCTCGGGTCGCCACGCCGGGGCGAGTTGTGGGAGACCACCGCGGTCCCGGAGATCCGCGCGCAGGCCGCGGCCGTGGCCGAGGCGGTGTTCGGCGAACTGGCCGGCGGCCGGGCGGACGTCCGACCCGCGCGCCGGGTGCGGCGGCCGGGTGACGGCGCGGGGTTCGCGCTGTCCACCGGCGCGGCTGCGGCCGCGGCCTACCGCTCCGGGGTCTCCCGGCTGCTGAAGGTGTGCTCCGGCGCGGAGGACGCCTTCACCCGCGCCACCGCGCTCGACCCCGGCTTCGCGCTCGGCCACGCCGCCCTCGCCCTGATGGGCCACGAGACCGGCGCCGACGTGGACGTCCCGCGCGCGCTCGCCGCCGCCGAGCGCTCGGCCCGCGACCGGGCCGACGACCACGAGCGGTCCTTCGTGCACGTCGTCTCCCGCCGGGTGCGGGGCACCGCCGCCGACGGCGACGCCGCCCTCGTGCGGCACCTGGCCGCCTATCCCGGCGACGCGCTCGCCCTGGCCGTCGCCGTGCCGACCATCGCCTTCTCCGGGCTGCACGACCTGGAGGAGACCAGCGCCCTGCGCCTGGTCGAACAGACCGCCGGGGCACAAGGGGGGCACTGGTTCCACACCTCGCTGCTCGCCTTCATGCGCCAGGAGCAGGGTCGTTACGACGAGGCGGGCGCGCTGGCCGAGCAGGCCCTCGGCGCCGAGCCCGCGTCCGGCCACGCCATGCACGCCCTGGCCCACGTCCACTACGAGTGCGGCGACCACGAGGCGGGCCGGATCCGGCTGGACGAGTGGCTGGCCTCCCGCGGCCGCGGCAGCGCCCACCGCGCCCACTTCTCCTGGCACGCGGCCCTGCACGAACTGGCGTTGGAGGACACCGGCGCCGTACGCCGCCGCTGGGCGGTGCAGTTGGCGCCGGCCAAGGTGCGCGGGGTACGGGCGCTGGTGGACTCCGGCTCGCTGCTGTGGCGGGCGCGGGTGACCGACAGTTGGACGGGCCGGGTGCCGATCGACGGCGTCATCGGCGCCGTCGGCGCCGAGATCCTGGAGCGCCCGGCCACCGCCTTCACCGCGCTGCACGCCGCCATCGCGCTGGCGGCCGCCGACGACCTGGCGGGCCTGCGCCGGCTGCACGTCCACGCGTCGGGCGCGGACACCGCGCAGCGCGAGGTCGTCGCCCCGCTGTGCGAGGCGCTGGTGTGCGTCGTGGAGGAGCACTGGGCGGAGGCGGCCCGGCGCCTGGAGCGCATCCTGCCGGCGCTGCGCAGCGTCGGCGGCAGCGCCGCGCAGCGCGAGGTGGTGGAGGAGACCATGCTGTACGCACTGGTGTCGGCCGGTCAGCACCACGCCGCCCGGCTGCGGTTGGAGGAGCGGCTGGCGCGCCGTTCCTCGCCGCAGGACGATCGGCGGCTGGCCGCGCTGCCGGTGGGGTGAAGCCGGTCCGCACCCGGTCACCGGCGTGAAATCGATCTTCACGAAATGGCTCCGCCGAACACGACTGTGACCGAAGAGAGCCACGCACCGCCCGGTTCAGGACCGAAGCCCGTGGGTATTTGCTGTCCATGGCGTTATTGCTTCGGGAAAGGACAGTGTGGTGATCAGTGCGTCGGGGGATGCCTCCGCCGGGTCCGAACCTCCTGAAGGCCGGACCCTTCGGCCTGCGGACCGTGACCGGCCCGCGCGGCTTTCCGAGTCGATCTTCCGCATTCCCGTCACCATGCTGCGGGACGCGGACTCGCCCCGGTTGGAAGGCATAGACCGCAATCACGTACGCTCCCTGGTGGCAACGGACGGAAAACTCCCTCCGATCATCGTGCATCGTCCGACAATGCGGGTTGTCGACGGTATGCACCGGCTGCACGTCGCGCGATTGAACGAGCAGCAGGAGGTGGAGGTCCGCTATTTCGACGGAACCGAGTGGGAGGCTTTCCTGCTGGCCGTCGAGTTGAACATGCGGCACGGTCTGCCGCTGACCTTGTCGGATCGCAAGAAGTCGGCCATGAAGATCCTTGAGGGCTGCCCCGAGTGGTCCGACCGGGGCATCGCGGCCAGGACCGGATTGTCCGGCAAGACGGTGGGCGCGCTGCGCCGCAAAGCCGCGGGCCGCATCGCCCAGGCCCCGGTCCGGGTCGGACGGGACGGCAGGGCGCGGCCGTTGCACCGCGAGGAATCCCGCCGCCCGGCGCTCGGGCTTCCCTCCGGTCGGGCGGAAGGCGCACCGCTCGACCGGTTCTCCGGGCAGAACGACAAGTCCCGGCCGGAAGAGGTCGGGACGGGGTTGTTTCCTGCACCACGGACCCGTTTCACCCCGCAACTCGTCGGCGGCGAAGGGGCGGACGACGTCGGGGGTCCCGGACCGGGTATTCCGCCGGCCGTCCGCGCCCTGGGTGAATACGCCGACCCGGCCGCGCAGTTGGCGTCACTGAAGCGCGATCCGGCCGTGAAGTACAGCAAGGACGGCCGGGCGATGATCCGCTGGCTGGAGACGCACATCGTGCGAGACGCGGATCTCGGCCAGGTGCTCCAGGCGCCCGCCCACCAGGCGCGGAAGATCGCCACCCTGGCGCGGACCTGCGCGGCGAGCTGGAACGGGATCGCCATGCGGATGGATCTCGCCGCCGACGACATCTCCTCGACGTCGGGCTGAACCTCCTGCCCGGTGCGCCCCGCCCGCGGACCACAGCGGCCCGGTGTTCGTGTCGACTGAGGAATCTCCTCAGTCGACACGCACACCGGGCCGCTGTGCGCGGGTGTCGGGCCTCGCGCTCCGCGCCCCGAGCGCGGAGCGCCGCGGCGGGGCCGGCGCGGAAGCCGGGCCGCCCCGCCGCGGGTCAGTTCGCGTACCAGCCGAAGGTGGAGGAGGGGCGGGGGCCGGCGGCCACGTCCAGGCGCGGATCGACGCTGAGGATCGCGTGGTGGAGCCGCTGCAACTGCGGCGAGGGGTCGACCCCGAGGTCCTCCACGAGGCGCGCGCGCAGGCGCTGGTAGACGTCGAGGGCGGTCGCCTGCCGGCCCGAGCGGTACAGCGCCACCATCGCCTGGGCGTGCAGCCCCTCGTGCTCGGGGTGGCGGGCGATGAGGTCGGTGAGTTCCGCGATGAACTCCCGGTGGCGGCCCAGGCGGAGTTCGGCGTCGATGCGCCGCTCGACGGCCACCAGCCGGCTCTCCTCCAGCCGGGCGGCCTCGATCTCCAGCACGGGCCCCATCCGGACGTCGACGAGCGCGCCGCCGTCCCACAGGTCGAGTGCGCGGCGCAGCAGGTCGGCGGCCGTGACGTCGTCGCCGACGTCGAAGGCGCGCTGGCCGGTGGCCACGAGGCGCTCGAACTCGTGGACGTCCACGTGCTCGGGCCGGATCTGGAGCAGGTAGCCGCCGTAGCGGGTCACCAGGACGTCCTTGGCGGTGCCCGGCTCGTCGGGGCCCATCGCTCTGCCGAGCCGCCGGCGCAGTTGGAGTATGTACGTCTGGAGGGTGGTCAGCGCGCTCGCCGGCAGGTCGCTCCCCCAGATCTCCTCCATGAGCGTCGAGATCGGGACGACCCGCCCCGGGTAGAGCGCCAGCAGCGCCAGGATCTGGCGGGGCTTACTCGCGGTGGGAACGACCGTCAGGCCGTTGACATCGACCTGTAACGGGCCCAGGACCTTCACTCTCACAGGTTCCTCCTCGAGACCGCCGGCCGTACCAGGACGAGCCGGCACCGAATCCGATCCGTAGTGCATGTCGCACGGGCAAACTCCACAGCCTCCCTCTGCGAAACGAGCCGTTGAGTACGTAACCACCGGCACGACCCGGCTCCACAGGTTGTCCGCCACTGCTCAGACGGTTCTCAGGCGCCGCATGAGGCGTTGTCGAACCGCGGCGGTCGGACCAGCGGGATTCTTGCGACCGCCCGCCGGAGGGGCAAGTGCGTCTCTGACGTACTGTCAGAGCGCACCCACTGTCCGTCACGGGCCGGTCGAGCGGCTCTTGAGTCGGGTGGGGGGCAGGGAAAAGGGTGGGGCGGGTGGGATGCCCCCGCGGGAGTCCGGCACACCGCCGCGTCGTCCGAGGCGGCCGGGGAGTCGCCGTCCGTGACAACCCCCGGGGGGCGATTTCCCGCCGCCCACCCTTTCGGGGGTGCGCCCAAAGGGCCCGATCCCCTGCCCGATCCCCTGCCCGACCAGCGCCCGCGCGGCCGCCTGTCACATGTTCCCACCGGCAGCCGTCATAGCAGTGACCAACAGGACCGCCGGCCGCTCGGCGGCGGTGCTGCGACCGTACGCGGCGGGCGATCACGCGCCGCCGCCCTATGCGTTCGCCCCAGAATGCCGACCGGAGCCGTGGAGAGCGGGCTCCCCGACCCCTTGCGAGCAGGCATGACTACGATGAAGGAACAACCGGTCACTCCACGTGGCGACAGGGGGTCCGACGCCGGATTCACCGCGGGCTACGCCCGGCTGGTCAGCGGGCGCCGCTCGAAGTGGGCGGTGCTGGTGATCTGGCTGGTGCTGATCGCGGCCGGCGGATCGCTCGGCTCCAAGATCGGTCACGTCCAGAACAACGACCAGGAGACCTGGCTGCCCTCCAGCGCCCAGTCGACCCGGGCGGTCAAACTCGCGGAGCAGCACTTCGCGGACCGGCACACCAGCGGCGCCGTGATCGTCTACACCCGCGACAGCGGCCTCACCGCCGCGGACCGGGCCAAGATCACCGCGGACGCGGGCGCCCTCAAGGCCGTCGCCGTCGGCACCGTGTCCGCGCCGGAGGTCTCCGGCGACGGCAAGGCCGCCTTCGTCAGCCTTCCGCTGCGCACCAGCCCCAGTGACAACAACGTGCTCACCCACGCCGTGGACCGGTCGGAGAAGATCGTCCGGGACGGCGCGCCGGCCGGGCTGGAGACCAGGGTCTCCGGCGAGGCCGGCAGCATCCGGGACTTCGCCGACGTCTACAGCGGGATGGACGGCGCCCTGCTGGGCGCGGCCCTCGCCGTGGTCGCCATCCTGCTGCTGCTGACCTACCGCAGCCCGGTGCTGTGGCTGGTGCCGCTGATCTCGGTCTTCCTGGCCGCCGAGGTCGCCAGCGGGGTGGTGTACCTCCTCGCCGCCCACGCCGGCCTGCTCGTCAACGGCCTGAGCACGTACATCCTGATGATCCTCTGCGTGGGTGTCGGCACCGACTACGCGCTGCTGCTGATCGCGCGCTACCGCGAGGAGCTGCACCGGCACGAGGACCGGCACGAGGCGATGCGGATCGCGGTGGGCCGGTCGGTCTCGGCGCTGTCCGCCTCCGCGGCCACGGTCGTGCTGGCCTCGTTGTGCCTGGTCTTCGGCAAGATGAACTCCACCCAGGGCCTCGGCCCGGTGGTGGCCATCGGGGTCGCGGTGGTCTTCCTGGCCATGACCTCGCTGCTGCCGGCGCTGCTGGTCGTCCTGGGCCGGTGGACGTTCTGGCCGTTCGTTCCGCGCCACACCCCCGGCCACGAGGCGGGCACGGAGCAGGAGCACGGCGTGTGGGCCAGGGTGGCCGGCACCGTCGCCCGCCGGCCGCGCGTGGTCTGGGCCTGCTGCATCGTCGTCCTGGCCGCGCTGGCGGTCGGCACCGCCACGGTGGAGACCGGCCAGACCCAGGCGCAGCAGTTCACCAAGTCCGTCGGCTCCATCGAGGGCCAGAAGATCCTTGCCGCGCACTTCCCCGCCGGCGCCTCGGAGCCCGCCGACGTCTACGTGCCCGCCGCGGGCGCCGACAGCGCGCTCCAGGTCGTCCGAACGGTGCCCGGCGTGCAGTCGGCGGCCGTCGACCGGTCCGCCGGCGGCTGGACCCACATCACCGCCGTGTTCAAGGACG encodes:
- a CDS encoding AfsR/SARP family transcriptional regulator — its product is MRVKVLGPLQVDVNGLTVVPTASKPRQILALLALYPGRVVPISTLMEEIWGSDLPASALTTLQTYILQLRRRLGRAMGPDEPGTAKDVLVTRYGGYLLQIRPEHVDVHEFERLVATGQRAFDVGDDVTAADLLRRALDLWDGGALVDVRMGPVLEIEAARLEESRLVAVERRIDAELRLGRHREFIAELTDLIARHPEHEGLHAQAMVALYRSGRQATALDVYQRLRARLVEDLGVDPSPQLQRLHHAILSVDPRLDVAAGPRPSSTFGWYAN
- a CDS encoding ParB/RepB/Spo0J family partition protein, which produces MISASGDASAGSEPPEGRTLRPADRDRPARLSESIFRIPVTMLRDADSPRLEGIDRNHVRSLVATDGKLPPIIVHRPTMRVVDGMHRLHVARLNEQQEVEVRYFDGTEWEAFLLAVELNMRHGLPLTLSDRKKSAMKILEGCPEWSDRGIAARTGLSGKTVGALRRKAAGRIAQAPVRVGRDGRARPLHREESRRPALGLPSGRAEGAPLDRFSGQNDKSRPEEVGTGLFPAPRTRFTPQLVGGEGADDVGGPGPGIPPAVRALGEYADPAAQLASLKRDPAVKYSKDGRAMIRWLETHIVRDADLGQVLQAPAHQARKIATLARTCAASWNGIAMRMDLAADDISSTSG
- a CDS encoding RrF2 family transcriptional regulator, which produces MRITAKTDYAVRAMAELAASDVPLTAEKLAARQDIPVRFLFGILRELRVNRLVHSMRGPEGGYALALPAAEISLADVIRVVDGPLANVRDLSLTGLSYPGPAAPLPDVWRAVRTSLREVLETTRLSDLASGDLPDVVRARADAYLADTHDDRP
- a CDS encoding FAD/NAD(P)-binding protein; amino-acid sequence: MTSGHSPRTVAVVGAGAAGTMVAIQLCEAGARRRFRFDLVLVDPAPEAGRGTAYATRDPRHRLNVPAGKMSCHPDDPGHFVRWLCRHGEGDVGPEDFATRYRFGAYLADTLGQAVIAARGTVGVRRLRSRVTRCSAAGARARLELADGTTLDADCVVLATGPAASDAAWAPDALAADGRFVADPWAPDALAALLAEGNTDDVLLVGTGLTAMDLAMTLDRPGRTVHAVSRGGLLPRAHALAPLPPAPLPPALRGDRPADLPLAEVRSAVRRYVGGAVRAYGDWRPALDGLRPVTASLWSSFTVDERVEFLAHDSALWNVHRHRMSPATAERVARITRARRLRTHQGRVAAVDTADGRPGGLGVTLVDGRSRRELTVGWVVDCTGPGRLRDPLWLGMLADGTAVPDPTRLGVATEDGRLRDALGRADRPVWTLGSPRRGELWETTAVPEIRAQAAAVAEAVFGELAGGRADVRPARRVRRPGDGAGFALSTGAAAAAAYRSGVSRLLKVCSGAEDAFTRATALDPGFALGHAALALMGHETGADVDVPRALAAAERSARDRADDHERSFVHVVSRRVRGTAADGDAALVRHLAAYPGDALALAVAVPTIAFSGLHDLEETSALRLVEQTAGAQGGHWFHTSLLAFMRQEQGRYDEAGALAEQALGAEPASGHAMHALAHVHYECGDHEAGRIRLDEWLASRGRGSAHRAHFSWHAALHELALEDTGAVRRRWAVQLAPAKVRGVRALVDSGSLLWRARVTDSWTGRVPIDGVIGAVGAEILERPATAFTALHAAIALAAADDLAGLRRLHVHASGADTAQREVVAPLCEALVCVVEEHWAEAARRLERILPALRSVGGSAAQREVVEETMLYALVSAGQHHAARLRLEERLARRSSPQDDRRLAALPVG
- a CDS encoding MMPL family transporter; this translates as MTTMKEQPVTPRGDRGSDAGFTAGYARLVSGRRSKWAVLVIWLVLIAAGGSLGSKIGHVQNNDQETWLPSSAQSTRAVKLAEQHFADRHTSGAVIVYTRDSGLTAADRAKITADAGALKAVAVGTVSAPEVSGDGKAAFVSLPLRTSPSDNNVLTHAVDRSEKIVRDGAPAGLETRVSGEAGSIRDFADVYSGMDGALLGAALAVVAILLLLTYRSPVLWLVPLISVFLAAEVASGVVYLLAAHAGLLVNGLSTYILMILCVGVGTDYALLLIARYREELHRHEDRHEAMRIAVGRSVSALSASAATVVLASLCLVFGKMNSTQGLGPVVAIGVAVVFLAMTSLLPALLVVLGRWTFWPFVPRHTPGHEAGTEQEHGVWARVAGTVARRPRVVWACCIVVLAALAVGTATVETGQTQAQQFTKSVGSIEGQKILAAHFPAGASEPADVYVPAAGADSALQVVRTVPGVQSAAVDRSAGGWTHITAVFKDAPDTQAARDTVHRMRTALDQGPAGASDAVVGGQSAVALDTANATKDEEMLLIPLVLLVVLVMLILVLRSVVAPIVLLLSVILSYAAAIGAASLLFHAIGHPHMDRSLLLIGFLFLVALGVDYTIFLMARVREEVRHRGHRDGVLTGLTVTGGVITSAGIVLAATFCVLATIPTVSSLQEGLLIAVGILLDTFLVRSLLVPALSLSLGPAIWRPGHPETEAPPEGERPLETTRADVGA